The Spinacia oleracea cultivar Varoflay chromosome 2, BTI_SOV_V1, whole genome shotgun sequence DNA segment TCCACCCCTACCCTATAGTGAGCAAAATTCAGCAATTTTGAGTTCTTCtaatcaaaagaacaaatggCCGACAGTGATTCTCTTTTTGACAATTGATGTAAAAACATAATATTCTTTGTTAAAATCATCAAATGGTCTCTTTTAATACAACAAGTTAATTCCGTGAATTCTAGCAGTGCACCTTATATCCTACAAGAGAAGTTGTAAATACATCAGTCTAGAATGTTTAGTTGTGATGCCTGTGAAGTAGAATTAACCCAAACCCCGACCATGCTAATTACCCCTATTTAAAACCCCTATCAAAGTAATACGAATTAAGATGTTAGATTAAGGAGGAAAGGGCTccaaaaataatcaagaaattGGAACTGAGCAAGACAAACATGatcccaaaaaaaaatatttaacatcAATTGCAACAACTGGTATCATATGTCAATATCCAATTCCACTAGTGGTTATCATATTTTACATAAGACGGGTGCATACGATAAGACATCATTTGCAAAATCAACTCAAATCGACTACACTTAAGGTCACCCCTTATGGGCTTATAATACGTTCAGTGTCACGATGTCACCAACCTATATAAAGGTGGTCACTCATAATAACTCATGAAAAATCAGTCTTATTTCATCGTGCAAGAGGTGCACCCATATTTTACAAGGCTTATTTGATGCACCAGCTTTATAATAGTGTACGTGTGTAACTAATTAGTAcataaaaaatggcattttccaTGATTACACGTCTATTTAATCTCGAATTAGTAAGCAAAATGTTCCAAAAACAGGTTTGAAATAGTACAGATATGAACCAGTGGAGTTCTAAAGTAGTGAGATTCAGGAAAGTGCTAACACAAAGTATAAAACATCATACATAGACTTCAAGTAAATAGGACATGCATACCAGCAACACAGCTGCCAGATAAATAAAGTGATTCATCACTGTAACTAAAAAGATTAACCAACTACAAGAAACTTAAATGTAATGGTTAAGGTCCTTGATTTCTTACTGATAATGATCCTCTATCTGTTTAGCACATTCCAAATGCATTTTATTCCCACAAGAAAGTACACTGACTTCCTTTGTTGTATCGAATAGATACTGCAGATATAAAATAGTGACAACAATGTTAGTTAATGGCATGTAAATCTCCTAACATAGTGATAACAATGTTAATGGCATGTAAATCTCATAATATAATGACAACAATGTCAATGGCAAGCAACCGAATGGAAAACAAACATAAATGAACGAATCAGAGGAAGAATTTCACCTCACAACATCTCACCCAAAAACTGAAACGCAAATATCCAAAGTTAATAAACCATAATACAACTTGATCTCGATTCTTCTAGACATGAAGATATAACAATTCCAATCATGTCAGGACAACTAGTGTATATAGCAACCGATACCCAaagttaaattaataaaacaatcAACACAACTTTTTTTCATTTCATGTTCATGTCATTTTAGTTCCTGTAAACATACAAGCTATATATTCTGAAAGAAACAAACTCGGTATGGTTCTATTACAGTATAATTTTACTGCAATTCTACATAAGACACTATTGTATTACTATGTCTTGTTTCACTTTCAGGTTCCATTAATCATGGATTTACCTATTCTGGGCACCCAGTTTCATGTGTTGTTACACTCGAATCACTGAATCTGTACAAGTATGATCATCTATCTAGTTTCTCAATTATTAAGTAACCATTAAACTCATGTATCGTATACTTGTATACATTGCTTACTATGTGATTACACATTTCTTTTCCTGATGCTGTATTATTTTTCAAGGGAAAGAAATATAAGTCAACCTAATTACCAACATAAATGTAATTACCAATAAAACCCTAATTACCAAATATTTCTTACacaaaatttaattaagttcaagaaacaaaaataaattaaaagagagagaaatgaccTTGGGAAAAACCAAGTCAAGAATCCCAGCACCATCTTTTGAATCACAAGCATCTTGTTGTTGGCTgccattaaaaaataaaaaacataatGGAAGAATGTCAGAGAAGAGAGATCGAAGAAAAAAATGGTGAAAACCACCAGATCGAAGAAAATGGCGAATGGAGGGATCAGCTTCAAGATCGGGCGAAAAGAAGGCAACTACGTAACCATGGACACAATGGACACGaagaataaagaaaaagaaacaggGCATGATCTGAAAAAGGGCACGAGGCCACGAGGGTGAGGAGGAAAGGGAAACCCCTAAAAAAAAGAGGAAGAGAAGCAGTGAAGAGGGAGAAGGGACGGTGGACGAAGATTGTACGTGGCATGATCTGAAAAGAAGGGTAATTGAGTAGTAAAGAGATATAAGGGGGGCAAAATTGGCAACACACTATTGCTGCAATAGtaatttgaagtttgtatgttttAAAGTGTTAGAATATAATAGCATTGCTATAGATATATTTTTGGTCAATATTATACAAGAAAATATTAAACCAATCATGAAATTAAAGTAAAACAAAAGTATAAATCTACAAAGAACTTTTAAACGTACAATAAACAGTGCATTGCACGGGCCTAAAACTAGTTCTAAAAATAGGGTTCCTAATACGAAATCCAAAAAAATTAATCTACATTGGGAAAAAATTACATATAAGTCTATTAAGGCTTAAAATTTTGCCATAATTAAGCCTCaatcaataataaataaatctctattatataagccaaaaGGGGAGGAGCTTTTTCGTAACAtcacttttcgtgtccaccaTGTAAAATACCAAAATACCCCTCCTTTCGATGTTTACAGGTGCTTGACTGCTTGCTGATCCCCTCACTTTCGTTTCTAGGGTTAGAGTTCCTAGCTTCTTCAATCTCGcctactctctctctcctccctcatcTTCATTCTCTCCTCCCTTTACTCAATCTCTCATCTTCGATCTCTCCCACAATCAATTCCTTTTAGTTTTTACTTTTTTAATCAAATGCGTTTCATTACTTCTCGGTGTTCCTCACCATTGACTCAGAGATTATTTTGTACAAAAATTGCGAGAAACGTAGGAGTTGATGAATTTGGGGTTGCAGATTTCGGAATTCCAGGTTTTCGAAACGCATTTGAATCGACAAATTGATTTCGCTGGTAACCGGGTTAAGACTTTCGCTGATAATCCAGTAACGGGTTGCTTCAATCTGCAACCCCAAATTTACGAtagagtttaattaatcaatTCTTCGATCTGGAAActtttgaaattattattttttatttgagaaaacaAATGTTTTTGGTTTTGGGAAATTCATCGCCGAAATTCTTTCGGAGATTATGCATGAAATTCTTGAAGATTGTCATGTTTTCCATTGTTTGAAGGCTCATAGAAATTGAAGGTatgtttatatatttcttttctcGCAATTAGATGTTTTTACCAATTCGTGGTACAATGGGCCTTCTAACGCATAACTATAATTGAGTTACTGAAAAATCAATTGCAGTATGTATTTGTAATATTTCTTCTTAATTTCATCTGATTTTTACAGTTTTCGTGTTAATTTCTCTAAACATTTTCCATTTTTGTTCCAATTTGTTCAGAAATAGTACTCAACTTCGTCAATCAAGTAATTAATGTTCAATAGCTTTGAATCATAGTGTGCTACATGCAGAAGAATAATGCAAAcacgtttttatttttgttttgatttatttttgttattttatggAATTGTTTGTTTATCTCTCCTAgactttttaattttgaatttgatttgaggTTAATTTCTTCATTTGAATGTAGATATGGTGGATAGGAGAGTTAGAGGTTGTTGCGAGATTGAAGTCATTGGAGGATTTTACCTTTATAATACAAGGTACTATATTGAAACAATTATTTATGTATTGATTATTATGGTTCTGTATCAATAGAGCTTCATGATCTTTATGATCGCTGGATATTTACGCGATGCGTGTGGATATTTAAAAACTAAATATTGTATTAGTGGTTTTGCTTTTAAATTAGAAATATGATTTGGATTCCTAATAGGTTTTAGAAATATGATTTGGATTCCTAATTGCTTTTAGAAATCTGATTTGGGGTCCTTATAAGTTTTGCTTTTGTCCGTTTTCTAATGCATTGGCTTCAAATTAAACAATCGGAAGgtgagaaaaagaagaaaaagatgaCGTTTCATTTTTCCGGAGATGTGTTCTACGGTGGAGGTGGTGCAGGGACCGGCGGAGGGAGGGCGGGGATGGCGAGTTtccgacaacaacaacaaaaataacaGCAGCAAAAATCACCATGAGTTTCATGTGATTTAATTTTACCAATTTGTTTTTACGAATTTAATTTTACCTGGCAAGATTGTTCCCAACACAATTTTATCCGACGGCACTCGCCTCTATTATCGCTACAATGGTTACTCTctatcttttttaaaaaaaaaaaccaatcatGATTTGGGTTTTGCAATACTACATTTatcaatttgattttttttgttgggcTTTTAGGTTTGTTGTCATCGATTTTGTCGATGTTGCTtcttggtggtggtgggatTGCTGCTGGATTCGTATCGCCTACAATACGTAATCTTGGCAATTAGCATATTTTGTTTATAAAAAATGAAGAGTGTGAGTAACACAGAAATAATTTAGTTTACTATTTCATTTAGTAGGAGTTGATTTGGGTTTATGTAAAACGAAGTAATAATTGTTAGAGAGTAATCTAGAAGAGCTGCATGATTTTCTCAATTGAAAATTTATGCACCTGGATTGTTTATTGGAAATCATAGCTGCAACTGTTGTCATAGCAAACATCCTCATCAAATGAGGACTTACAGGCATGGTATCAGAAACTCAGACTACGGAATTATAATTGTTAAATGAGGACGTAGTCTTGATTATTTGCGTGTAAACAATAGTCTTGATTATTTGTGTGTATAAAATTAGCCATGGTATAAGAAAAAGCAAcaacaaaagaagaaagaaTGAGGTCTCCGATTTGCAAGTAGTCTTGATTATTTGCGTGTAAACAGTAGTCTTATATCGGTCCTAAAAATAGTCTTCACTATTTTTATTgcatattataaataaaaacgTATTTTACATTAACAATAATAGTTTAATCCAAATTCTCCATCATATAAGATAAAAGTAGTGTGATGAATAATTAGCTTGATTTGCAAGCTATCGTTAGAACTCATGTAATTTTTCTAATTGCTCGATTTTTTATTATCGGTTTTCTATGATTCTTGGTGTGATAAATCTGATAATAGTTTCGTAATTTATATCTCTTGCAATAAAAAAGGAGTCTAATCAGTTTACTTATCCTCCTTGGTAAACCACCGGGTACGGCTGCCGCTTTGGTGGGGCGCTCGTTTAGAATTGTGGTTAATAGTTGTTTCGCAACATCATTGTGGGTATCCCCATTTTTGTTTCTGGTTGGTGATGATTTGAGATCATTGCTTATTCAATTTTGTGTTTTATCTGTGCCTTATCATGATTTTGGCAAATCACCAGCCAGCTGCTCGGTCAAAGGAGCGAAAGATGATATATATATCAGAATTGGAACACAAAGTTCAGACTTTACAAAATCAAGCTACCACTCTGTCTACACAACTTACATTATTGCGGGTAGCATGATCACTAGTTTTGAAGTGTGCACTTTGTTGCATATGAAATTTTCTTTTGTGAATAGAGAGATTATGTTGGACTTTCCAGCCAAAACAGCGAGCTGATGCTCCGTCTACAAGCGATGGAGCAACAAGCTCAGCTTCGTGACGGTATGATTTCTATTCTATAAACAAACAAGCAGTAAGAATTGTTGTGCATGTGGCTGGTATTAATTTCTCCTTTGAGTTTTCTAAAGGTTTGTCGTCTTTGCTCTAGAAGTCTAGAAAACTATTTCAATTATCATAGCTCTATATTAACCAAATAAACCAATCCTCCCAATCCCCCCtgttcaaaaagaaaaagaaagataagAAAGGTAAGAGATTGAATCACAGCGTGGTGTTCGAGTAACATGCTCACATTCTGGTTAATTAAGTTAGCATGATAAACGATTAATTCATTGATACTTAAATCATTTAGAAGTTACCTCTTTTTTGTAGTATACATATATAGTATCAAATCTCATTGAGTTTTCTATATCTTTGGCAGCTCTAAATGAAGCATCACTAGTACAAAAGTGACCTTAGGTAACACCaaatggtaacacttttaaagttgtaaaattatttaattctttGGTAACACTTTGGTAACACTTTAATATTAGGTAACACTTATTTGTAACACTTAATATTAGGTAACACCAATTTGTAACACTTTAATAGATAGTAACACTACTTTGTAACACTTTAGTATTATGTAAGACTAATTTGTAACACTTTAAAAATTTCAAACGGAGTATCAAATTCATTAACTAACATTTATTgaccaacttttttttttaacttgttGAGTTTTGCGTAGAGCAAGAAACTAGGCAAGCTTGGGCTAGGCCCACCTATATTAGTTTTAGCTTCCCgtataaaaaaagaagaaaaaatagaCAAATTGCCTTAAAACATCTCGAAATATAATAAACATCTCTGTCCTCCAGTTCTCATCTCTTTGTTTCTTCCCTCTTCCGTACTCCATCTTCCACAATTAACAACAGTCATCGACTATCAATTCATAGTGAAATTATATTGAGATTCACTAAATCTAATAAATTTGCATCAATGTCTCTCATACTCTTCCAAAATATAagggctttgattttctatttttcaaaCCCTAAATTATGTAAGTTCAATTCTCTCGTAATTCTTATTTCACTAACTTAAGCTGTTAGTTTAGATTTATTTCTTCACAATTGTAATTAGTTTTGGTTTTGTTAATCGGAAGGGGGTGAACAAATCAAAGGTGCGATAAAAAGAGAAATCAGATACTCAAGTCTGCGTTAATCGGAAGGGAGAAATTTCATCGAACGCGCGCTTCCAATTTCAGGTTTTCATCGATTCGCGGTTCCAATTTCCTGGTCTTAATTGTCGTCTCCATCATGGTGTTGATTGAGTTTTATTGAATTCTCGGGCTTCCATTTTGAGGTATTTTCTGATTGGTGGTGGGTGTTCGTAATTTTTGGGATTATTTAATCCTTGATTTTAAAGATTTCTACGAATTGTTACAATGTAGATTATAGTGTTTAGtttttgttttgattgttgGATTCGGTATTTAGAATTTCTTCACCTTGAATTGGATATTTGAGAAGGATTTTGTGGGGTCTTGTTCAAAACTACATTTTCTGGTATAATTCGAGAAGGGGGAGTGTAGTTTGTGGTTTCACTTTCCCTGTTTGCTGAATGTGAGTCCATGTGTTTTGGTTTGATCTATTTGCTGATTGTGAGTCTGTGTGTTATGTTTGCAACTGCTATTTCTTGGAGCAGGTTGATGTATGATGTTCCTTCTCTCTGCTCATGGTTTTCTTTTCTGCTCAGTACTAATCTGAAAAGTCTATTTGCATgttcaaatttatttttatatatgaaGATTATTGCATATTAgataattttataaagttgggCTTTCTTAAAAAGCAATTTTTACTAGTGAGTGTATATTCACATGGATTTAATTTTCTTAGATGCAATATGCATActttttcttactaacttaCTGTTGGTAGATTTATTTGATCTAACCAAGCAATAATAGAGGTCCCCTAGTACGTTCGGTGCCTGTATAATCTGTGTTATCTAATACAATAATCATGGTGGGTTTGAGGCAAAGACAATGGTAAATATCCCTATTACAGGAACCTATGTCTGTGTCAACCACCACACTTGTGGTACTAGTGGTGGGATGAGATCTTCCTCTAAAACATCTGCATCTGTAATGATTGTTGACTTCAGTTTGTTCAGCTCACAATTTTTTTTGCTGAATAACGCATTTTCTCTAAACGGAACTAAGAACACCGTATGTGTCTTTAGTTAGTGTGAAAATTTAATTGTGTTCCTTGAAAAGCTGGTTGCGAAAGTTGATGCCTTTTCTTTTAACTAAACAGATAGAAGACTAGCATGAACCAACCTACATATTTTATGTGCTGCTGGTTCCATATCATTTATATAGAGTAGAGGATTTCTTTGATTATCGTAGACACCAGTTGTACACGATACTACTACACAGAATACATAATTTCCTTTTATCATTATAGACACCAGTAGAACACTTTATTTCTTTCTTATATCAGTTGAATCACTCCTTTGTCTTACATAGCTGCTTCCAAACCTAGCTAGCAGCAGGAGCAGAATATCCACTACAGCACACACAGTTCCATAACATTTAAAGacacaaaaaagaaagaatatcCACTCCAGTATTTTACAGTTGTTGCTACTActttgttcatattttatacCATAATCTTTTCTGGTTGTTTCtacttatttttttgttttataggaaTATCTTTTGTTTGAcatgtttaattatttttgtaggAGTCGAGGACAACATGTCAGATTATGAAAGATTACGGCAAAAGAGGATAGAAGATAATGGTTTACCAAGTAAGTGAAATGGTGAATAGCTCAAAATAAACGAAGAGGAGTAAGATGCAATGGCAGAAGGCGACTAAAGATAGTAACGAATAAATATCTGGTGTAGAGGGTGAAAAAAATCACTCAAATGAAGGGGATAACAATGAGATGAGGACAAGGAGTGTAAACTTGAGGTCTGGCTATAAGAAGGTTCATGGTTCCTTTATGTAATGACAATTTTGAATTATAATTAGTTAACAATTCATGtaaaaaatttaataattttaaacataattgTTTTTAGGTTTCTGCGATGGGAGGGAGAAGTCCCACTATGATGAAAGAGACTTCAGAAGGATAAGATTAATATTAGCAGTATTGACACTATTTCAACCCGTCTCCTCTTCTTTAGTTGTCATGGATACAGAGTCGAAAGAAGGCAGGTGATGCATCtaaaaaataaggaaaagacTAGTCCAAGGACCGATGATAGGTCCTTTAGATGAGAAAGGGAAGTAGAACAAAATCGCAAGATTGATCCGAGGATATTAAATCTGAGCTGTCTGATAGTGAAGAAAATGACATGTCTGAAGATGACTCTAAACATCGTACCACATTCGTTTTTTAGGGATCGAGAAGTTTTCTTGTTGCAGTTGTTGTTCTATACTACTCGAATTCAGACATTGGACTGTTGTGGTTGTTACATTGGTAATATTGGTGGAGTTGGCTAGTGGTTCATCTATGTTGTTtggttggttgttgttgtttggtGACTCGTGTCTACTGTTGGTTTCTCATTTTCTGCCAAACTTGTTGATTTTGGTGCTCCCTGTTGTGAAGACTAGG contains these protein-coding regions:
- the LOC110777681 gene encoding uncharacterized protein; protein product: MPCFFFFILRVHCVHGYVVAFFSPDLEADPSIRHFLRSGGFHHFFLRSLFSDILPLCFLFFNGSQQQDACDSKDGAGILDLVFPKYLFDTTKEVSVLSCGNKMHLECAKQIEDHYQCSEAGKKPNYPWGCNILSSNCPPKIYECFFVMAGALGGSHTG